Below is a genomic region from Deltaproteobacteria bacterium.
TCTTACCCATGACCATCTCCGTGACCATGCTGCTTGTGGCGATAGCCGAGCCGCACCCGAATGTCTGGAACTTGATGTCCTCGATGGCATTATCCTTGACCTTCAGGTAGATCTTCATTATGTCCCCGCAGGTTGGATTTCCCACTTCCCCCACCCCATCGGCACCTTTTATCTCGCCGACGTTCCTTGGGTTCCGAAAATGGTCCATTACCTTCTCGCTGTACATACCCATCCGGTTCTCCTTATTTGGCCTGATTGTACTGTTCACTCCACCTGGCCCCCAGAGGGGACATGGCCCTGAGCCTCCCGACGATGGACGGAAAGATATCCAGGAAAAACTCAATCTCCTCCCTGGTGGTTCCGCGGCCCATGCTGATGCGAAGGGTTCCCTGGGCCAGGACGGTATCGATCCCCATCGCCACCAGAACGTGGGACGGCTCGAGGGATCCGGAAGAACAGGCCGACCCGGTCGACACCGCCACACCCTCCATATCGAGGGAAAGGAGCATCGATTCCCCTTCCACCCTGCTTACACTGAGGCTGATGGTGGAGGGGAACATCCTGTCAGGACCGCCGTTGATCACGATGTCCTCTATTTTTTCGGTAAGGGTTTCAACAAGTCTCTTCCTGAATGTGGTCAACCGGCGGAAAACGTCCTCTCTCTCCGTCTCAGAGAGAAAGACGGCCTCGCCCAGGCCCACGGCGCCGGCAACGTTTTCGGTCCCGCTCCGCCTTCGCTTCTCCTGCGCACCCCCGATTATCAGGGGGTCGATCCTTGTTCCCTTCCGAATGTACAGTGCTCCGATGCCCTTGGGCCCGTAGATCTTGTGTCCTGCCAGGGACAACATATCCACACCAAGATCGTCCACTTTCGTGGGAAGCTTGCCGAAACTCTGCACTGCGTCGGTATGAAAGGATACTCCTGCCTCGCGGGTAATGGCGGATATTTCCCGGATCGGCTGGATCGTTCCCACCTCGTTGTTAACGTGCATTACGGAGACAAGGATGGTGTCGGGTCGAAGGGCCTTTCTGATCTCCTCGGGATCTACCACACCATCGGAGGCAACTGGCACATAGGTGACATCGAATCCTTTTTTAGCCAGGTATGAGGCCGACTGCATGACTGCGGGGTGCTCGATCATCGTTGTGACAATGTGGCCCTTTCGGGCCGCGAAAGCGACACCCTTGAGGGCCGTGTTGTCGCTTTCGGTCCCACCGCTGGTGAAAACGATCTCGTTGGGAGATGCTCCAAGCTGGTCGGCAATCCTGCTTCGCGCCTCGTCCAGGTGGACCTTGACCTCCTGGCCAAAGGAGTGTGCGCTGGAGGGATTTCCGAAAAGCTCCCCATAAAAAGGGAGCATCCTTTCCCTGACCTCCCGGCGTAATGGCGTAGTCGCATTGTGGTCAAGATAGATTCTCTGCATTATTTCTCTCCTCGTCTTCCTCAAGATATCCGGCGTCCCGAAGGAGATCCGCCAGGGTAATCGAGTTTAAAAACTCATGTACCCTGAAAGAAAGCCTCTCCCACAGGTGGTGCGTGGTACAGTAGGGATATCGGCTGCATGGGTCTTCCCCGACTGTTTCTTCGGTACACAGGAAAAGCTTCTCATCCCCCTCCACAGCTCGAATTACATCGCCTATAAGGATCTCCCCAGGGACCTTGTTTAGAACGTAGCCGCCGCCAGGCCCCTTCTTCCCCTTGACAACCCCCACCTTCTTTAACTGGTTGAACAGCTGCTCAAGGTAAGAGTGGGAGATCCCCTCCCGCGAGGAAATATCCGACAACCTGACCGGTCTCCCACCCTCCGAATTCTGGGCCAGGTCAAGAAGGGCTCGCACCGTATAACTGGCCCGGGTGGTGATCTTCATTTGGCGCCGGCCTTTTTGGAAGGGGACGGTTTTGTTGCCTCCTTGATGGACTTCTTCACAATATCGTCAAGTCTGCGACTGAGTTCCTCGAACCTGGACTGCTCCTGATCTTCCTTCTCGCTGATGGCGTTCAGGCGTTTATGGAGAATGTTCACATGCTCCATGAGGCAGGTGAAAGCCTGGGCGACAGGGTCGGGCATCACCTGGTGATCAAGGTCCACCTCACCGACTTTTCTGCCCTCCTTCACCACGATCCTTCCTGGGATTCCCACCACTGTGGAGTTCGGCGGCACCGCATTGACCACCACCGAGTTCGACCCGATACGGCTGTTTTCACCAACCTCGAATGGCCCGAGGACCTTGGCTCCCGCACCAACTACCACATTGTTCCTGAGAGTCGGGTGCCGTTTTTCTTTTTTCAGGCTCACCCCTCCCAGGGTTACACCCTGGTAGAGGGTCACGTTCTCGCCTATTTCCGCGGTTTCGCCGATAACAACGCCCATGCCGTGATCGATAAAAAACCCCTTCCCGGCCCTGACGGCAGGGTGGATCTCAATGCCGGTCAGGAACCGTCCCACATGGGAGAGTAACCTGGCAAGAAAGAACAGGCGCCACTCCCAAAGGCGGTGGGAAATTCGATGAAGGACCACGGCATGAAATCCGGGGTAGCTGAAAACCACATCCAGTGCGCTCCGGCATGCCGGATCCCTCTCTTTGGCAGCCCTGATGTCGGCCTTTAACGTTTCAAACATGACTCTCTCCTATTCCTGACTGGAAAATTCAGTTATTGTGGAATCTAACTTTACTTAGGGATTTTGTCAACTATTCCAGGGGAGAAAGTTCATTACGGTAGGACGTGTGTTTGGAAGTTGTGATAAAGCAGCCAGACCCCCAGACCATGGTTCATGGCTTCTTTCTGGACTCTGGACTTTAGACCCTGGACTCTGGACTCCGCGACTCTGGACTCCGCGACTCTGGACTCTGGACTATTTTTAACCCGCCTCGAAACTTGGGCGCGTCGCGCCTAATCAATCCGCTTCGAGGTATTTCTTCAACAGGCGAAGCTTCTTCGCTCCTACCCCACGCACCCCGTCAAGTGAATCAACAGTCCTCGTCCGGACATTCCTGGAAAGGAAAGCATACATCCTCCCCGCAAGGACAGGACCCACCCCAGGTATCAGGGCCAGTTCCTCTTCCCCGATTGAGCTCAGGTCCATGGGTATCTTCCATACCCACCTTTCCACCTGGGTCATTGTGCGTATACGCCAGCCGGAGCTGCTCCGCCAGGCGACTCCAGCCCTGGGCAGGACAAACCCGGAACACAATGGATCAACTTTAAGGCCAAGGGATAACACAGCCCCTTTAACGGTTGTTCCCGAGGGAAACAGGACCAGGCGGCCCACGGGGGTATCAGTGGCATCGAGGATTCTTGTCTCCAGAGGCGGCGGCCACGGGTCCATGGCGGCAAAAGCGGCCTCGGGGGGGAAAAGCGGACGCCTGACCCACACCCCAAGCCTCCCTAACGTGAAAACAGCCAGAAAGAGGATGAGGAGCGTTCGCGCCCTTCCGCAGTTCCATCCATTGTCGGGATTCATGCCCAAGGGAAAGCAATATGGATGCCAAGGGGGTCCGGGGTCCAGAGTCCAGAGTCCAGAGTCGCGGAGTCCAGAGTCCAGAGGGCAACGTGCAGCAACGTCATTGCGGGGAGCAGCTCCTTAACCAAAAAAAAACCGCCCCGTTTTATGGGGCGGCTTGAATGTTCCGGCGGAAGAAGCTTT
It encodes:
- a CDS encoding Rrf2 family transcriptional regulator, encoding MKITTRASYTVRALLDLAQNSEGGRPVRLSDISSREGISHSYLEQLFNQLKKVGVVKGKKGPGGGYVLNKVPGEILIGDVIRAVEGDEKLFLCTEETVGEDPCSRYPYCTTHHLWERLSFRVHEFLNSITLADLLRDAGYLEEDEERNNAENLS
- the cysE gene encoding serine O-acetyltransferase codes for the protein MFETLKADIRAAKERDPACRSALDVVFSYPGFHAVVLHRISHRLWEWRLFFLARLLSHVGRFLTGIEIHPAVRAGKGFFIDHGMGVVIGETAEIGENVTLYQGVTLGGVSLKKEKRHPTLRNNVVVGAGAKVLGPFEVGENSRIGSNSVVVNAVPPNSTVVGIPGRIVVKEGRKVGEVDLDHQVMPDPVAQAFTCLMEHVNILHKRLNAISEKEDQEQSRFEELSRRLDDIVKKSIKEATKPSPSKKAGAK
- the nifU gene encoding Fe-S cluster assembly scaffold protein NifU, whose protein sequence is MYSEKVMDHFRNPRNVGEIKGADGVGEVGNPTCGDIMKIYLKVKDNAIEDIKFQTFGCGSAIATSSMVTEMVMGKSLDEAESVTNKAVAEALDGLPPIKMHCSNLAADALHAAIKDYREKHGK
- a CDS encoding cysteine desulfurase translates to MQRIYLDHNATTPLRREVRERMLPFYGELFGNPSSAHSFGQEVKVHLDEARSRIADQLGASPNEIVFTSGGTESDNTALKGVAFAARKGHIVTTMIEHPAVMQSASYLAKKGFDVTYVPVASDGVVDPEEIRKALRPDTILVSVMHVNNEVGTIQPIREISAITREAGVSFHTDAVQSFGKLPTKVDDLGVDMLSLAGHKIYGPKGIGALYIRKGTRIDPLIIGGAQEKRRRSGTENVAGAVGLGEAVFLSETEREDVFRRLTTFRKRLVETLTEKIEDIVINGGPDRMFPSTISLSVSRVEGESMLLSLDMEGVAVSTGSACSSGSLEPSHVLVAMGIDTVLAQGTLRISMGRGTTREEIEFFLDIFPSIVGRLRAMSPLGARWSEQYNQAK